GGCTGACCTGCTAGTGACGGTGGCGGTGATGCCCTTGGATGCGGCATGGAATGTGACAGTGCAGTGGTATGGCGGGGACCTCTCCTGCAAGTTCTTCAACTTCCTCAAGCTCTTCGCCATGTACGCGGCCGCCCTGGTGCTGGTGGTCATCAGCCTGGACCGGCATGCGGCCGTCCTCCACCCCTTCTCCCGTGCTCGCCGCCGCAATGGGCTCCTGCTCCGCGCCGCCTGGGCCAGCAGCGTGCTCCTGGCTTCGCCCCAGGTAGGGCTCGGTGCCTTCCCCACATGGTTTGCCCAGGCTGGGGTGGTTTTGCAGCAGGGTTTCTCCATGCCGGCAGCCCCCACAAGTCCATCCCAATCCATGAGGTCCACTACCACCAGTTTGGTTTTGCTGAGCGAAGCAGTGTTTTCGCTGTGTTGGGTGCTCAGTGCTGCTTTGCACCTTCCTTATAGCACCCGTTCATTGCAATGCCATCAGCATGTTGCGCTACGGGCTGGGAAAAAATTGTGTCCACTATAATTTGCATGCACATGGCTATCCTCTCCGAAAAATGCATCACTGGACCACTGCAAAACACATTGGAGTGGACCAAGACAAACCCAAGCCTTTCCTGACCAGAATAACATGAGGTATTGCCAAAAAATGGGATTTCACAGATGGCAGATCCCATCCATCCTGGCCATACCCATGAGTTAGGTGCCTAGACCACCTCTCCCAGTACAACAGCAGCAAGGAGGTGCTCTCCATGCACAGCCAGGAGCATCTGTAGGATGTGGTGCCCTGTTCCAAAGCCTTTTTAAGTTATTATTTGGTTCTCCatttcagcttttcctctttcaccTGCACACGGTCCCGGGAGGGAACTTCACCCAGTGTGTTACTCATGGGAGCTTCCGAGCACACTGGGAGGAAACCGTCTACAACATGTTCACCTTCACCACCCTCTACATCACCCCCCTGAGCGTCATGATTGTTTGCTACATCCGGATCATTTGGGAGATCAGTAAGCAGCTAAAGATCAACAAAGGTAAGCATGTCCCAGACCTTTAGTGTCCACCATGACTTTATGACtgaccctgctccagcctggagCATTGTTGGATATCTGCCCTTTGAAGGGTAAATCAACGGAGGTGCTTGACACAGACTTCTTGACCCCCctttttgctgtcttctgcttCCTGTGGACCACGGGCCAGACCATGAGATGGTCTCCCCTCTCTGGCAGAAGCACAGTTATGGATGATTATGTTCTGGTTTTCTCCCATCTCCAGCTATCCTTTTGACTCTCCCTGGCAGGTTTGATAAGAAATCAAAACGACCACATCTCCAAGGCACGTATGAAGACTCTCAAGATGACCATAGTGATTGTTGCCACCTTCATCATCTGCTGGACCCCATACTACCTCCTGGGCTTGTGGTACTGGTTCCAGCCAGCCATGATCCAGAAGATGCCAGAGTATGTCAACCACAGCTTCTTTCTCTTTGGCTTGCTGCACACATGCACCGACCCTGTCATTTACGGACTGTACACCCCCTCCTTTCGGGAGGACATGCAGTTGTGTCTCAGGGGCATTGAAACAGCCATTACCAGGCATGAGAAACACCAACCTGTCTCAGTCTCAGAGAAGAACATCAAGGATGGTGCTGTAAATGGTGGGGTGGTATCAGGGGGCTCCAATGGGACAACTGTCAACACGGTCTGCTGAAGAGATGTACCCAAAAGGAGATGGGAGGCACAGCTTTGGGGGCTGCTTTGTCCCATAGGATCGTTCTGGAGACTGTCGTAAGGAGGTTTGCTACCCAGCTTTATTGGGTGAGGGTCTCTGGCCACAAACCGGGAAAGCATCTCCTCCCTGTACTCAGGGTGAAAAACATTTAGGGGCATTTATGGTCATTCCTCCGTATTTTGGCAGCCCCATAATAACTAGAAAACCATCCTTTTTGTACTCTACGCATGCTCTAGCCCTGATTCTGGGATCAAGCATCTGCCATACTTCCAGCATCAACCCCTGGGAGGAGACATGCCGTCTCCTCTGTGGTCCAGGGCCATGTCCAGTGGGGTGGCCAGTCTTCAAGTGCCCTTTGCACCTACGTCCAGGTGCGGGGCTGCATGGATGCACAGCGCTAAGTGGTGTCACCCTGAGAGGCTGCAAAGGTGCTATCAAAGGCTTTTACTCCATTTTCTCCACCCATTGTAGGAAAAGCTCTCTGAAAATTTCGGATCTCCTGGCTCAGAGCCTGTCTTGTTCTCCCACAGCTGTGTGTCAAGGCCTGGGAAGGATACAAATCTTTGGGGAGTGACTAATGCAGGGGCACTAGTACCCCTGTGCATGGTGGGGAGCGAGGAGGTGCTGCGGGGATGGAGGGGCTCAGGCAAGAGGGGTGTGAAGAACCACAGTGGGATGGAATGGtattccttctctcttttggAGACAGCCAGAAGGGAAAACAGTCCCTGCTGCCTTGTTCTGGCGTGCAGGGGGTGGTACAGACACATCCTTACACAGCACCTCTCTGGAACACAGGGTTGACCAGGAGAGACAGTATTTGGGGTAACCAGAGAGTGAGAACCAGACCCAACGCTGCCCAGCCCCTCTTGACTGTctctgtccccatgtcccaggGCACGAGCTGGCAGGTCACAGACCATGCGCTGAGCTGTCCCCATATTTGCTTTGCCCTAAGTGCTTGATCCAATGCCAGCACACCGTCTCTGCCCCGAGCAGGGTGGGTGCATCCACCCTGCAGGTGATGCCTGGGATGTCCC
This DNA window, taken from Haliaeetus albicilla chromosome 12, bHalAlb1.1, whole genome shotgun sequence, encodes the following:
- the LOC104310399 gene encoding gonadotropin-releasing hormone II receptor, with protein sequence MSDEQLPASPHHPATEGDANVSASGCPEHWVEPQFTQAARVRVIVTAIFFLLAVGSNVAVLGSLLRKRRKSHVRPLILSLALADLLVTVAVMPLDAAWNVTVQWYGGDLSCKFFNFLKLFAMYAAALVLVVISLDRHAAVLHPFSRARRRNGLLLRAAWASSVLLASPQLFLFHLHTVPGGNFTQCVTHGSFRAHWEETVYNMFTFTTLYITPLSVMIVCYIRIIWEISKQLKINKGLIRNQNDHISKARMKTLKMTIVIVATFIICWTPYYLLGLWYWFQPAMIQKMPEYVNHSFFLFGLLHTCTDPVIYGLYTPSFREDMQLCLRGIETAITRHEKHQPVSVSEKNIKDGAVNGGVVSGGSNGTTVNTVC